The following is a genomic window from Pedobacter sp. KBS0701.
TCTTATGTAAATTCAAATGCTTTAAAATACTTTGGCCAGCGTTTGCCAAACAGTGTAGCCAATAATACCTGGACACGCATGAAAGAGATTAATCTTTTCCTTCAGGAAATTGACAAACACGGTTTAACAACAGATGTTACCAATAAATTTAAAGGACAGATGTATTTTTGGAGAGCCTGGCAATATTTCGAATTGGTTAAATTGTATGGTGGTGTACCACTACTATTAACACCTCAAGACCCGATTGTTTCTTCTGGTCCAGCAAATGAAATACAAAGAAGTTCATCTTCTGCCTGTATCGAACAGATTGTTAAAGATTTAGATCTGGCAATTTCTTTATTGCCAGGAAAATGGGCAGGCGTAGATAATGGAAGGATTACATCAGGTGCTGCTGCCGCACTAAAAGGCAGAGTACTGTTAACATGGGCTAGTCCACTTTTTAACCGTACTGATGACCGGGCCCGCTGGGACAGAGCTTACCAGGCAAACTTGGCAGCAAAAACGTTATTAGAATCAAATGGTTTTGGTTTGTATAAAGTGGGAGGAACAGCAAACGGTGTGGCATGGGGAAATATGTTTACAGCTGATAACAGTATCGAATCTGTATTCGCTTTTGGCTTCAATGCGCTGACCATCGGAAACCCACAAAAAAACAATGGCTGGGAACAGGCTACACGTTCGCGTGAAATTAATGGGGCTGGATCAATATCTCCAACCAAGCAGATTGTTGATGCCTTCCCGATGAGAGATGGTAAACCGATTACAGCTTCATCTTCAACTTACCCATATTCTGATGCTAAGTTTTACAAAAATAGAGATCCACGCTTTTATAAAACTTTTGTATATAACGGTGCCATCTGGCCATATAGCGGAGCAACAAATTATAAACAATGGACTTATGTATGGAAAAAAACAGCTACAGCAGGTTATAATGGAACTACCGAAACTAAAGGCGCCAATGCTAGTGGTATCTATTTATGCAAAGCAAATAATCCAAATGCGAACAACTCCATCGGTAATTTTAGCAATAGTCCGACAGATTATATGGAAATAAGATTCGCTGAAGTAGTGCTTAACCTAGCCGAATCGGCTATTGGAACAGATAAGTTGAGCGAAGGCTTTGATGGAATCAAATCAATAAGAGATAGAGCAGGTATTTTAGCAGGCACCGATGGTTCGTATGGTATTGGAAATGGCTTAAGCCGCGACCAATTATTTGCAGCCGTATTAAATGAAAGAAAAATAGAATTTGCTTATGAAAGTAAACGTTTTTGGGATTTAAGGAGGTGGATGTTATTTGAATCAGGCGCAACTACAGCCAGATTAGGTTTTGCTCCATTAAACGGTACGCGCAGAACTGGTTTTTATATTGGCGTTAAAACAACTGCAGGTGCAGATTATGTTGGCGCAAATGATCCATTACTAAAACCTGCTACAGGAACGGCTCCGTTAATTGACAGAGACCCCGCAACCTATCCTGCAGGCATAACAACATACGATCAATACCTTGATTATCTTTACGATAACTATTTTAAGGTAAGTGTTCGGGATGATCTTGACAAAACAAGTCCAGCGAATTGGAAATTTACCTGGTATCCTCAATATTATTTCTTTGGAATCAATCAAACCGTATTATCGGCAAGTCCTTACCTACAACAAACAACAGGTTGGGATAGTATAAATGGTGCTGGCACGTTCGATCCACTGAAATAACAAGATCTTAGGGCGGTTTGCTCGCCGCCCTGGTTTTTTATATTTGGTTTTTAGAAAAAGGGAACATTAATTTGTTTCCTTTTTTTTTCATTTAAGAATG
Proteins encoded in this region:
- a CDS encoding RagB/SusD family nutrient uptake outer membrane protein, which codes for MKKNKIIYVLVSLVVLSASCKDSFLEEKKDYAGFNEQVFQEASLAQGYVDYVYGMFLPANNGTPNVQVQSATDNGTYSSAFTQTTDELAGETDWNKEWAQISYVNSNALKYFGQRLPNSVANNTWTRMKEINLFLQEIDKHGLTTDVTNKFKGQMYFWRAWQYFELVKLYGGVPLLLTPQDPIVSSGPANEIQRSSSSACIEQIVKDLDLAISLLPGKWAGVDNGRITSGAAAALKGRVLLTWASPLFNRTDDRARWDRAYQANLAAKTLLESNGFGLYKVGGTANGVAWGNMFTADNSIESVFAFGFNALTIGNPQKNNGWEQATRSREINGAGSISPTKQIVDAFPMRDGKPITASSSTYPYSDAKFYKNRDPRFYKTFVYNGAIWPYSGATNYKQWTYVWKKTATAGYNGTTETKGANASGIYLCKANNPNANNSIGNFSNSPTDYMEIRFAEVVLNLAESAIGTDKLSEGFDGIKSIRDRAGILAGTDGSYGIGNGLSRDQLFAAVLNERKIEFAYESKRFWDLRRWMLFESGATTARLGFAPLNGTRRTGFYIGVKTTAGADYVGANDPLLKPATGTAPLIDRDPATYPAGITTYDQYLDYLYDNYFKVSVRDDLDKTSPANWKFTWYPQYYFFGINQTVLSASPYLQQTTGWDSINGAGTFDPLK